One Pseudorhodoplanes sinuspersici DNA segment encodes these proteins:
- a CDS encoding J domain-containing protein, protein MKFDSPFFDRIRVKPGEDRRPRKAEQACEWAGCKKEGTHRAPKGRGREKDYWHYCLDHVREYNQSYNFFQGMSDDDVRKYQKDALTGHRPTWKMGTGNKQDDPGRFYAENGIDPFAMYRELGGEGSAKASARAKAKIAESRTIRNAERKAFNTLGLEVSAAKGEIKAKFHDLVKRHHPDSNGGDRSTEDRLIEIIQAYNYLKSVGFC, encoded by the coding sequence ATGAAGTTTGATTCACCATTCTTTGACCGCATCCGGGTAAAGCCCGGCGAGGATCGTCGTCCGCGCAAGGCCGAGCAAGCCTGCGAATGGGCTGGCTGTAAGAAGGAAGGGACGCATCGCGCACCGAAGGGTCGTGGTCGCGAGAAGGACTATTGGCATTACTGCCTCGATCATGTCCGCGAGTACAATCAGTCCTACAATTTCTTCCAGGGCATGAGCGACGATGACGTCCGCAAATATCAGAAGGATGCGCTGACGGGGCATCGCCCGACCTGGAAGATGGGAACGGGCAACAAGCAGGACGATCCGGGCCGTTTTTACGCGGAAAACGGGATCGACCCCTTTGCCATGTATCGGGAGCTCGGTGGCGAGGGCAGCGCCAAGGCTTCTGCCCGGGCCAAAGCCAAGATCGCGGAAAGCCGGACCATCCGCAATGCCGAGCGCAAGGCGTTCAACACGCTTGGGCTGGAAGTCAGTGCAGCGAAAGGCGAGATCAAGGCTAAATTCCACGACCTGGTGAAGCGGCACCATCCCGACAGCAACGGCGGCGACCGCTCGACCGAAGATCGGCTGATTGAGATCATCCAAGCTTATAATTATCTTAAATCGGTCGGTTTTTGCTGA
- the rpmB gene encoding 50S ribosomal protein L28: MSRKCDLTGKAAQTGHKVSHSNRKTKRRFLPNLVNVTLTSDTLNRSVRFRISANALKTVDHRGGLDAFLAKAKDVELSPKALELKRQLEKKLATAS; the protein is encoded by the coding sequence ATGTCGCGGAAGTGCGACCTGACCGGCAAAGCGGCACAGACCGGTCACAAGGTGAGCCATTCGAACCGCAAAACCAAGCGGCGGTTCCTGCCGAATCTTGTCAACGTGACGCTGACCTCCGATACGCTCAATCGCTCGGTGCGCTTCCGTATTTCGGCCAATGCGCTGAAGACAGTCGACCATCGCGGCGGTCTCGACGCATTCCTGGCCAAGGCCAAGGATGTCGAACTGTCACCGAAGGCCCTCGAGTTGAAGCGCCAGCTTGAGAAGAAGCTCGCCACAGCGAGCTGA
- a CDS encoding BolA family protein, with protein MQTKDVITKKLTEAFAPESLRVEDESHLHAGHAGHRPGGETHYRVYIVSEAFRGKSRIERHRSINAALASELAGGVHALAIHAAAPGEGQ; from the coding sequence ATGCAGACCAAAGATGTCATCACGAAGAAATTGACGGAAGCTTTTGCGCCGGAAAGCCTTCGTGTGGAGGACGAGTCACACCTGCATGCGGGACATGCCGGGCACCGGCCTGGCGGAGAAACGCATTACCGCGTCTATATTGTGTCGGAAGCGTTCCGCGGCAAGTCGCGTATCGAGCGACACCGCTCCATCAACGCTGCGCTCGCCTCGGAACTTGCCGGAGGGGTCCATGCGCTTGCGATTCATGCCGCCGCTCCCGGCGAGGGCCAATAA
- the cobT gene encoding cobaltochelatase subunit CobT codes for MSSNYKAKPSPKESPAEPFKRAVTGCLRAIAKKPDIEVAFAAERPGLIGNKIRLPEPARKLTRAEAAIVRGHADAVALKLACHDPGVHRKLIPGGQQARAIFDAVEQARVEAIGSRRMAGVAKNLTAMLDDKFHRGKFDDITDRADAPIEEAIAMMVRERLTGQIPPPAARKLVDLWRPIIEDKAGRGLDRLEFVMEDQARFGDAIHDLLDSLDMGEDRNRDSEENDEDSEQNEDDRRQNEDGEEGESSESEDMQRMSVEEAEASSEDAEEATAEAADAPSSDMNDDADMGDSETPSEPWRPRSGHNEYRGPEYGAFVTKFDEEISAEDLCEPEELDRLRSYLDKQLSHLQGVVARLANRLQRRLMAQQNRAWEFDLEEGMLDPARLSRIIVDPMHPLSFKREKDTNFRDTVVTLLLDNSGSMRGRPITVAATCADILARTLERCGVKVEILGFTTRAWKGGQSREAWLAAGKPPNPGRLNDLRHIIYKEADAPWRRARKNLGLMMREGLLKENIDGEALNWAYRRLLARSEQRRILMMISDGAPVDDSTLSVNSGNYLERHLRWIIEEIETRSPIELIAIGIGHDVTRYYRRAVTIVDAEELGGAMTEKLAELFEEDGREPIIPRRGPPRRLHS; via the coding sequence ATGTCCTCGAACTACAAAGCAAAGCCGTCTCCCAAGGAATCGCCCGCTGAACCGTTCAAGCGGGCGGTGACGGGATGCTTGCGCGCCATTGCCAAGAAGCCGGATATCGAGGTCGCGTTTGCGGCCGAGCGGCCCGGGCTCATCGGCAACAAGATTCGTCTGCCGGAGCCAGCTCGTAAACTGACGCGTGCTGAAGCCGCGATCGTGCGCGGTCATGCCGACGCAGTTGCGCTGAAGCTCGCCTGTCACGATCCCGGCGTGCACCGCAAACTGATCCCCGGCGGGCAGCAGGCGCGTGCAATTTTCGACGCCGTCGAACAGGCGCGGGTCGAAGCCATCGGTTCGCGGCGCATGGCGGGTGTCGCCAAGAATCTGACCGCGATGCTCGATGACAAATTCCATCGCGGAAAATTTGACGACATCACCGACCGGGCTGATGCGCCGATCGAAGAAGCGATCGCCATGATGGTGCGCGAACGGCTGACGGGGCAGATTCCGCCGCCTGCCGCCAGGAAACTCGTCGACCTGTGGCGCCCGATCATTGAGGACAAGGCGGGACGCGGCCTCGATCGCCTGGAATTCGTGATGGAGGATCAGGCGCGCTTTGGCGATGCCATTCACGACCTCCTTGATTCGCTCGACATGGGCGAGGATCGCAATCGCGATTCCGAGGAAAACGACGAGGATTCCGAACAGAACGAAGATGATCGCCGCCAGAATGAGGATGGTGAGGAAGGCGAATCTTCAGAATCCGAAGATATGCAGCGCATGTCGGTCGAGGAGGCGGAAGCCTCTTCCGAGGATGCCGAAGAGGCGACAGCGGAAGCGGCCGATGCGCCAAGCTCGGATATGAATGACGACGCCGATATGGGCGATTCCGAAACGCCATCGGAGCCGTGGCGGCCGCGTTCCGGTCACAACGAATATCGCGGCCCGGAATACGGCGCTTTTGTCACCAAATTCGATGAGGAAATCTCGGCGGAAGATCTCTGCGAACCGGAAGAACTGGACCGCCTGCGCAGCTATCTCGACAAGCAATTATCGCATTTGCAGGGGGTGGTCGCGCGTCTGGCCAACCGGCTGCAACGCCGGCTGATGGCGCAGCAGAACAGAGCGTGGGAATTTGACCTCGAAGAGGGCATGCTCGATCCGGCGCGCCTGTCACGCATCATCGTCGATCCGATGCATCCGCTGTCGTTCAAGCGCGAAAAGGACACGAATTTCCGCGATACCGTCGTCACCCTGCTGCTGGACAATTCCGGGTCGATGCGCGGGCGCCCGATCACGGTGGCGGCGACGTGCGCCGACATTCTGGCGCGGACGCTGGAGCGCTGCGGTGTGAAGGTCGAGATTCTGGGCTTTACGACCCGCGCTTGGAAGGGCGGGCAATCGCGCGAAGCGTGGCTCGCCGCCGGCAAGCCGCCGAATCCCGGCCGTCTGAACGATCTGCGTCATATCATCTACAAGGAAGCCGATGCGCCATGGCGGCGTGCGCGCAAAAACCTCGGTTTGATGATGCGCGAGGGACTCCTGAAGGAAAATATCGATGGCGAGGCGCTGAACTGGGCCTATCGCCGTCTGCTGGCGCGCAGCGAACAGCGCCGTATTCTGATGATGATTTCGGATGGTGCGCCGGTGGACGACTCCACCCTGTCGGTCAATTCCGGCAACTATCTTGAACGGCATCTGCGCTGGATCATTGAGGAGATCGAAACCCGCTCGCCAATCGAACTGATTGCGATCGGTATCGGCCATGACGTGACCCGCTATTATCGCCGGGCGGTGACGATCGTCGATGCCGAAGAACTGGGCGGAGCCATGACCGAGAAACTCGCCGAATTGTTCGAGGAAGACGGTCGCGAGCCCATTATTCCGCGGCGAGGGCCGCCCCGCAGGTTGCATTCGTGA
- a CDS encoding RNA-binding S4 domain-containing protein yields MDRQRIDKWLWHARVVRTRTAAAGLVGGGLIRINGARIDAASRAVRIGDVVTIAFDTIKILKVTGFSERRGSATDATLLYEDLQVVAPVQQGNPTVEPEAATRRPNKRERRDIVRLKRPDNDH; encoded by the coding sequence TTGGATCGGCAGCGTATCGACAAGTGGCTGTGGCATGCGCGTGTGGTCCGCACGCGCACCGCGGCAGCAGGACTGGTCGGTGGTGGTCTCATCCGGATCAATGGCGCCCGCATCGATGCTGCGAGCCGTGCCGTGCGGATCGGCGACGTGGTCACCATTGCATTCGACACAATCAAAATCCTGAAAGTGACGGGCTTTTCGGAGCGTCGTGGTTCCGCAACCGATGCCACCCTCCTATATGAGGATCTGCAGGTGGTTGCGCCGGTTCAACAGGGAAATCCGACGGTTGAACCTGAGGCCGCGACCCGGCGCCCGAACAAACGCGAGCGGCGCGATATTGTCAGGCTCAAGCGACCTGATAATGATCATTGA
- a CDS encoding esterase-like activity of phytase family protein: protein MAALFLLCGALSLVYAQGAPAPAGSLVPTKIDIRATPIEAFDPREPAKKQFGSLIFRGGLVLSSPHKQFGGLSSLRVAADGSRFLAVTDRGFWVRGRITYRGEAPTGIADGEIAPMLYSDGRPITARGWYDAEALAEDGGFAYVALERVHRILKFDYAKRGLLSRGTLVPALPEIAKLPSNLGLECLQAMPKGSSLAGALVAISERGLDDAHNIRGFLIGGPKPGVFSVKRSDDFDVADCAVAPNSQLLVLERSFSWRRGVAMRIRSIPLADVVSGAVLEGTKLISADMGFEIDNMEGLSVSRTAKGETVLTLVSDDNFSMIQRTILLQFTLLDRDGASASRN from the coding sequence GTGGCAGCGCTTTTTTTGTTGTGTGGCGCACTTTCTCTTGTTTACGCGCAAGGCGCGCCGGCACCGGCTGGCAGCCTTGTGCCGACCAAAATCGATATCCGCGCCACACCGATCGAAGCCTTCGATCCGCGTGAGCCGGCGAAGAAACAGTTCGGCTCGCTGATCTTTCGCGGTGGTCTTGTGCTGTCGTCGCCGCACAAGCAATTCGGGGGTCTCTCTTCCCTTCGTGTAGCTGCCGATGGCAGTCGTTTTCTGGCCGTCACCGATCGTGGCTTCTGGGTTCGTGGCCGCATCACCTATCGGGGCGAGGCACCGACCGGCATTGCCGATGGGGAGATCGCGCCGATGCTCTACAGCGACGGACGGCCGATCACGGCGCGCGGCTGGTACGATGCCGAAGCTTTGGCCGAAGATGGAGGCTTTGCCTATGTCGCGCTGGAGCGCGTGCATCGCATCCTGAAATTCGATTACGCCAAGCGTGGTCTGCTGTCCCGGGGAACGCTGGTTCCGGCATTGCCGGAGATCGCCAAGCTGCCAAGCAACCTTGGCCTCGAATGTCTTCAGGCCATGCCAAAGGGATCGTCGCTGGCCGGTGCGCTGGTTGCCATTTCCGAACGCGGTCTCGATGACGCCCACAACATTCGCGGCTTCCTGATCGGCGGACCGAAGCCTGGAGTGTTTTCGGTCAAGCGGAGCGACGATTTTGATGTCGCCGATTGCGCGGTGGCGCCGAATTCGCAGTTGTTGGTCCTCGAGCGATCCTTTTCATGGCGCCGTGGTGTGGCGATGCGCATTCGCAGCATCCCGCTGGCCGATGTTGTTTCGGGCGCTGTGCTGGAAGGGACGAAGCTGATCTCCGCCGACATGGGCTTCGAGATCGACAATATGGAGGGCCTGAGCGTGTCCCGCACCGCCAAGGGCGAAACCGTGCTGACGCTAGTGTCGGACGATAATTTCTCGATGATCCAGCGGACGATCCTGCTGCAATTCACGCTGCTGGATCGCGATGGCGCGTCCGCCTCCAGGAATTGA
- a CDS encoding helicase-related protein yields the protein MPISFSPGPRSDARMRGAGVTAVLGPTNTGKTHLAIERMLAHSSGIIGLPLRLLAREVYNKVAARIGPDSVALITGEEKIKPANPRYWVSTVEAMPQDIDPAFIAIDEIQIAADFERGHVFTDRILNRRGREETLILGAATVRPMVERLLPGANIISRPRLSQLTFAGDRKMTRLPSRSAIVAFSADEVYAIAELIRRQRGGAAVVLGALSPRTRNAQVALYQSGDVDYLIATDAIGMGLNLDVDHVAFASDRKFDGYQFRNLNPAELAQIAGRAGRATRDGTFGTTGRCAPFDDELVRQLESHSFEPLKLLQWRNSALDFASIGALQASLSEVPTETGLTRAPLAEDILILEHAARDEDIRALAKTRMAVERLWEACQVPDYRKIAPANHAELVTTLYGFLMREGKIPDDWFARQVAQADHTEGDIDSLSTRIAHVRTWTFVANRPDWLADPDHWQGVTRAVEDKLSDALHERLTARFVDRRTSVLMRRLRENTTLDSEISKTGDVTVEGHLVGRLEGFRFAADPSAGGSEAKALHAAAQKALAGEIDTRANRLSQAPDEQFVLTSDGTIRWTGDAVAKLVAGEEVMRPRIRILADEQLTGTPREQVQARLDLWTKAHIDKLLGPLTALAAAEDVIGIARGIAYRLIEDLGVLERQKVAEDVKGLDQPSRASLRKYSVRFGAYHIYIPQLLKPAPRTLATLLYAIKHDNGDMRGLDDVQQLASSGRTSIPANKDIQKNLYRVAGYRVAGERAVRVDILERLADLIRPALAWRDNSPGIKPPGALDGTGFTVTVGMTSLVGSSGEDFASILRSLGYRMERRPKPAEPVASSPSEPAQTADAVQPSDNADGSAESVLNGETADAVETPAAEAAIVDAAPVAETVASEPVVTAEAVTAEEPAQVVAAEPVVPAEPVVTAQPAVASEADVVSSEPAPETADTAEIVLNAEATAETAAAPAEPELIEVWRPGRFEQRERRPQGRHHRRDNRGAPRQAEGQAVAAPADGLPVQAADAAAETPRQDNRSEQRQRGPRPPRKDRHQRHGRPEGGPRHEGQRHEGQRHGKPGGGHRQDARPRPDRREKEPDPNSPFAKLAALKAQLEADSKERR from the coding sequence ATGCCCATTTCCTTTTCGCCTGGCCCTCGAAGCGACGCCCGCATGCGTGGTGCCGGCGTCACCGCCGTGCTCGGACCGACCAATACCGGAAAGACCCATCTGGCGATCGAGCGGATGCTGGCGCATTCGTCCGGCATTATCGGGCTGCCGCTGCGGCTTCTGGCGCGAGAGGTTTACAATAAGGTCGCGGCGCGGATCGGCCCGGATTCCGTCGCGCTGATCACCGGTGAAGAGAAGATCAAGCCGGCCAATCCGCGCTACTGGGTATCGACCGTCGAGGCGATGCCGCAGGATATCGATCCGGCCTTCATTGCTATCGACGAAATCCAGATCGCCGCTGATTTCGAGCGCGGGCATGTGTTCACCGACCGCATTCTCAATCGTCGCGGGCGCGAAGAAACGTTGATTCTCGGCGCCGCCACCGTGCGGCCCATGGTTGAGCGGCTACTACCCGGTGCGAATATCATTTCGCGGCCGAGATTGTCGCAGCTTACCTTTGCCGGTGACCGAAAGATGACCCGGCTGCCCAGCCGGTCCGCCATCGTCGCATTCTCCGCTGATGAGGTTTACGCAATCGCGGAATTGATTCGACGCCAGCGTGGCGGCGCAGCGGTGGTGCTGGGTGCGCTTTCGCCACGAACACGCAATGCGCAAGTGGCACTCTATCAATCCGGCGATGTGGATTATCTCATTGCGACTGATGCCATCGGGATGGGTCTCAACCTCGATGTTGATCACGTTGCCTTTGCGTCCGACCGCAAATTCGACGGCTATCAATTCCGCAACCTCAATCCCGCCGAACTGGCGCAGATTGCGGGCCGTGCGGGCCGCGCGACGCGAGATGGCACATTCGGGACGACCGGCCGCTGTGCGCCCTTCGACGACGAACTCGTGCGGCAACTCGAGAGCCATTCTTTCGAACCGCTGAAGTTGCTGCAGTGGCGCAATTCAGCTCTCGACTTTGCCTCGATAGGCGCATTACAGGCTTCGTTGTCGGAGGTGCCCACCGAAACGGGTCTGACGCGCGCACCGCTCGCCGAGGATATCCTTATTCTTGAACATGCTGCGCGCGATGAGGACATCCGAGCGCTGGCGAAAACACGGATGGCCGTCGAGCGGCTATGGGAGGCCTGCCAGGTTCCAGATTACCGGAAGATCGCACCAGCCAATCATGCCGAACTTGTCACGACCCTCTATGGATTTTTGATGAGAGAGGGTAAAATCCCGGATGACTGGTTCGCTCGCCAGGTGGCACAGGCGGATCATACCGAAGGCGATATCGACTCTCTCTCCACACGGATTGCGCATGTACGAACCTGGACGTTTGTTGCCAACAGGCCGGATTGGCTCGCCGATCCCGATCATTGGCAAGGCGTTACGCGCGCCGTTGAGGACAAATTGTCGGATGCGTTACACGAACGCCTTACGGCCCGCTTTGTCGATCGCCGCACAAGCGTGTTAATGCGGCGACTGCGCGAGAACACAACATTGGATAGTGAAATTTCAAAGACTGGCGACGTTACGGTCGAGGGCCATCTGGTCGGACGTCTCGAAGGCTTTCGCTTTGCTGCAGACCCATCGGCCGGCGGCTCCGAGGCCAAGGCCTTGCATGCCGCTGCGCAGAAGGCGCTGGCTGGAGAAATCGACACACGGGCCAATCGGCTGTCCCAGGCGCCGGACGAGCAATTCGTTCTGACGTCGGACGGCACGATCCGCTGGACTGGCGACGCTGTTGCCAAGCTGGTTGCCGGCGAAGAGGTCATGCGGCCGCGGATTCGCATTCTTGCTGATGAGCAATTGACCGGCACGCCGCGCGAACAGGTACAGGCGCGGCTCGATCTTTGGACCAAGGCGCATATCGACAAGCTGCTCGGACCGTTGACGGCACTTGCTGCGGCCGAAGATGTCATCGGTATCGCTCGCGGCATCGCTTATCGTCTGATCGAGGATCTGGGCGTGCTGGAGCGGCAAAAGGTCGCCGAGGACGTGAAGGGGCTCGATCAGCCATCCCGCGCGAGCCTGCGGAAATACAGCGTCCGCTTCGGCGCCTATCACATCTACATCCCGCAATTGCTGAAGCCGGCGCCGCGGACGCTGGCGACGCTGCTCTACGCCATCAAGCACGACAACGGCGACATGCGTGGGCTCGATGATGTCCAGCAGCTCGCGTCGAGCGGCCGCACATCGATTCCGGCCAACAAGGACATCCAGAAGAACTTGTATCGCGTTGCCGGTTATCGCGTGGCCGGCGAGCGCGCGGTCCGCGTCGATATCCTGGAGCGATTGGCCGACCTCATTCGTCCGGCACTGGCGTGGCGCGACAATTCGCCAGGCATCAAACCGCCCGGCGCGCTTGATGGTACCGGCTTTACGGTGACAGTCGGTATGACGTCGCTGGTCGGTTCTTCCGGCGAAGATTTCGCGTCGATCCTGCGTTCACTCGGCTATCGCATGGAGCGGCGACCGAAACCGGCCGAGCCGGTTGCATCTTCGCCGTCGGAGCCCGCCCAGACCGCAGACGCAGTTCAGCCATCCGACAATGCAGACGGCAGTGCCGAAAGCGTTTTGAATGGCGAAACTGCCGACGCTGTCGAAACACCGGCCGCGGAAGCGGCCATCGTCGATGCAGCGCCTGTTGCCGAGACCGTGGCGAGCGAACCGGTAGTCACCGCTGAGGCGGTCACTGCCGAAGAACCCGCGCAAGTCGTAGCCGCAGAGCCGGTCGTTCCTGCCGAACCTGTCGTTACCGCTCAGCCTGCCGTTGCCTCAGAGGCTGATGTTGTTTCGTCTGAACCCGCGCCGGAGACGGCTGACACTGCTGAGATCGTTCTCAACGCGGAAGCGACCGCTGAAACGGCAGCAGCACCAGCCGAGCCCGAACTGATTGAGGTGTGGCGTCCGGGTCGCTTCGAGCAACGTGAGCGGCGTCCGCAGGGGCGCCACCATCGCCGCGACAATCGCGGGGCGCCGCGGCAAGCTGAAGGGCAAGCGGTTGCTGCTCCCGCTGACGGATTGCCGGTACAAGCGGCTGATGCAGCGGCAGAGACGCCGCGTCAGGACAATCGGTCGGAGCAGCGCCAGAGGGGGCCGCGTCCGCCGCGCAAGGACCGTCATCAGCGTCACGGGCGGCCTGAAGGCGGCCCGCGACATGAAGGTCAACGCCACGAAGGCCAGCGTCATGGCAAGCCGGGCGGTGGTCATCGTCAGGACGCACGTCCGCGTCCCGATCGGCGCGAGAAAGAGCCGGATCCCAATTCGCCTTTTGCAAAGCTTGCGGCCCTGAAGGCTCAGCTTGAGGCGGATTCCAAGGAGCGCCGCTAA
- the cobS gene encoding cobaltochelatase subunit CobS produces the protein MATASEEIAQGPGGLPDMKVSVRQVFGIDSDLEVPAYSEPDPHVPDLDPDYLFDRPTTLAILAGFSRNRRVMVTGYHGTGKSTHIEQVAARLNWPCVRVNLDSHISRVDLVGKDAIVIRDGLQVTEFRDGILPWALQNNIAMCFDEYDAGRPDVMFVIQRVLEQSGRLTLLDQNKVIRPHPAFRLFATANTVGLGDTTGLYHGTQQINQGQMDRWSIVTTLNYLPHDKEVEIVLAKAKHYRNEEGRDIVSKMVRIADLTRNAFMNGDLSTVMSPRTVITWAENADIFGDIGFAFRVTFVNKCDELERPIVAEFYQRSFGRELPESSLNVALT, from the coding sequence ATGGCTACTGCAAGTGAAGAGATCGCCCAAGGCCCCGGGGGCCTGCCCGACATGAAGGTGTCGGTGCGGCAGGTCTTCGGAATCGATTCCGATCTGGAAGTGCCGGCTTATTCCGAGCCCGATCCGCATGTCCCCGATCTTGACCCGGACTATTTGTTCGACCGTCCGACGACGCTTGCCATTCTCGCCGGCTTTTCACGCAACCGCCGTGTGATGGTCACCGGCTATCACGGCACCGGAAAGTCCACGCATATTGAGCAAGTCGCTGCTCGGCTCAACTGGCCCTGCGTACGCGTGAACCTCGATAGTCACATCAGCCGCGTCGATCTGGTCGGCAAGGACGCGATCGTTATTCGCGACGGCCTCCAGGTCACCGAATTCCGCGACGGTATTCTGCCGTGGGCTCTCCAGAACAATATCGCGATGTGTTTTGACGAGTATGACGCCGGCCGCCCGGACGTGATGTTCGTAATCCAGCGCGTGCTGGAACAGTCGGGCCGCCTGACCCTGCTCGACCAGAACAAGGTGATCCGGCCCCATCCGGCTTTCCGCCTGTTTGCCACGGCCAATACGGTGGGGCTCGGCGACACCACCGGGCTTTATCACGGCACGCAGCAGATCAACCAGGGCCAGATGGACCGCTGGTCGATCGTCACTACGCTGAATTACCTGCCGCACGACAAGGAAGTCGAAATCGTGCTGGCGAAAGCCAAGCATTATCGCAATGAGGAAGGCCGCGACATCGTCAGCAAAATGGTGCGCATCGCCGACCTGACGCGGAATGCCTTCATGAACGGTGATCTGTCGACGGTCATGAGCCCGCGCACGGTGATCACGTGGGCGGAAAATGCCGATATCTTTGGCGATATAGGTTTTGCCTTCCGTGTTACCTTCGTGAACAAGTGCGACGAGCTGGAACGGCCGATCGTTGCCGAATTCTATCAGCGCAGCTTCGGGCGAGAATTGCCGGAATCGTCGTTGAATGTGGCGTTGACGTAA
- a CDS encoding LysR family transcriptional regulator encodes MNIPIELLRSFVSIQETGSFTRSAEQLRLTQPAISAQIKRLQQLVGGEVFAKSAFGVSLTEKGEIVSRYARRILAMNDQILSLSGSGSVSKSLRIGIPNVFADSMLSNVIVACRGGSDGERTQFSCEPSQDLARSLASGYLDLAFIVSPRNPPAQPIYRWSEQLCWSCARDFLLSPGASIPLLSWPHGISDQAAIEALENAGLQYLIVFVASDLAGHLAALRSRMGYFVLPERVVPADLKIAREHYLPSLPTCEAGIYIREGLETSKPVLAIADVMADIIGPRTGNPSMRPREKV; translated from the coding sequence ATGAATATACCCATCGAATTGCTGAGATCGTTTGTCAGCATTCAGGAAACCGGCAGTTTTACAAGATCCGCCGAGCAATTGCGTTTAACGCAGCCGGCGATCAGTGCGCAGATCAAGCGCTTGCAACAGCTTGTCGGCGGCGAGGTCTTTGCCAAATCGGCTTTCGGTGTTTCCTTGACCGAAAAGGGCGAGATCGTCAGCCGTTACGCAAGGCGCATCCTTGCAATGAATGACCAGATTCTGTCCTTGTCGGGTTCCGGCTCGGTCTCGAAGTCGCTGCGGATCGGTATTCCGAATGTTTTTGCTGACAGCATGTTGTCCAACGTGATTGTCGCTTGCAGAGGTGGCTCCGATGGCGAACGGACACAGTTCTCCTGCGAGCCCTCTCAAGACCTCGCCCGCAGCCTGGCCAGCGGCTATCTTGACCTGGCGTTCATTGTCTCGCCCAGAAATCCTCCGGCGCAGCCCATCTATCGCTGGTCAGAACAATTGTGCTGGTCTTGTGCGCGTGATTTTTTGTTGAGTCCGGGAGCTTCCATTCCCCTTTTAAGCTGGCCTCATGGCATATCCGATCAGGCTGCCATTGAAGCGCTTGAGAATGCGGGGCTGCAGTACCTGATCGTATTTGTTGCATCCGACCTTGCTGGCCACCTTGCGGCCCTGCGATCCAGGATGGGCTATTTCGTTCTGCCCGAACGCGTCGTTCCTGCCGATCTAAAGATCGCACGCGAACATTATTTGCCCTCGCTCCCCACTTGCGAGGCTGGAATTTACATTCGGGAGGGTTTGGAAACGTCGAAACCTGTTCTGGCGATCGCCGACGTCATGGCGGATATTATTGGGCCCAGGACGGGTAATCCTTCCATGCGGCCCAGGGAGAAAGTGTGA
- a CDS encoding DUF3108 domain-containing protein has translation MPIRLKNFYRTVVAGVILGMAAAGQAEAQAKLDARYAVTLAGIKLGEGSWVIDVGEDQFSVAASGATSGLARIFSSGRGSGESRGTIKNDQFVPARYAISIKSGKKTEDVRLKLNDGTVKDVSIVPAAPEPPDRVPVTDAHKRNVFDPMTGSLLRISGNGNLMKPEVCRQHTPIFDGRMRYDLTLAYKRMEQVKVPGYAGPALVCAIYFAPLAGHVPSRAAIKYLIDQRDMETWLVPIGGTRVMVPIRVQVPTPLGLGVMEATSFNVMPRPTRASIKMQ, from the coding sequence GTGCCAATTCGACTGAAGAATTTCTACCGGACGGTGGTGGCGGGGGTCATTCTCGGTATGGCTGCCGCTGGTCAGGCGGAGGCTCAGGCCAAGCTCGACGCCCGTTATGCGGTGACGCTGGCCGGGATCAAGCTCGGCGAGGGATCCTGGGTGATCGACGTCGGCGAAGACCAGTTCTCTGTCGCCGCCAGCGGCGCGACATCCGGTCTTGCCCGCATTTTCAGCTCCGGGCGGGGCAGCGGGGAGTCCCGCGGCACGATCAAGAACGATCAATTCGTGCCGGCCCGCTACGCCATCTCGATCAAAAGCGGCAAAAAAACTGAAGACGTACGGTTGAAGCTCAATGACGGCACGGTCAAGGACGTGTCGATTGTGCCAGCGGCCCCGGAACCGCCGGATCGTGTTCCGGTGACCGACGCGCACAAGCGCAATGTTTTCGACCCCATGACGGGTTCGTTGCTGCGAATATCCGGGAACGGGAATCTGATGAAACCGGAAGTCTGCCGCCAGCACACGCCCATTTTCGATGGCCGGATGCGCTACGATCTGACGCTGGCCTACAAGCGGATGGAGCAGGTGAAGGTGCCCGGCTATGCGGGGCCTGCACTGGTATGTGCGATCTATTTCGCGCCGCTTGCTGGCCACGTGCCGAGCCGCGCGGCGATCAAGTACCTGATCGATCAGCGTGACATGGAAACGTGGCTGGTGCCGATCGGCGGCACCCGGGTCATGGTGCCGATCCGGGTTCAGGTGCCGACGCCGCTCGGGCTCGGCGTGATGGAGGCGACCAGCTTCAATGTCATGCCGCGTCCAACCCGCGCCAGCATCAAGATGCAATAG